The sequence below is a genomic window from Cedecea neteri.
GAGGCAAACAATATGGCCAGAATTGAAATTTATGAGGCAGCCGGCTGCTGCGCGACGAGCAGCGTAAACGTCCAGCAAGCCGATCTGCAGTGGAGCGCCGATCTCGACTGGGCGAAGCAAAACGGTATCGCTATTGAGCGGTACAATCTGGCTAAAAATCCCGCCAGCTTTATCAATAACCCCACGGTGAAACATCTCCTGAATGAGTCTGGCTCCAGCGTGCTGCCGATTGTGCTGGTCGATGGCGCATTAGCCCTGGCCGGTAAACGCCCGAACCGCGTGGATCTGGCCCGTTGGGCCAACGTCCCCTTCACCCAGGACTGGGAACAACACAGCGCTGAACCCGGCTGCTGCACCATCCCCCGCCTGCCTTAATTTATCTCAGGAGCACATCATGCAAATGTCTTTCTTCACCGACATCCCGCAGTTTATTTTCTTTACCGGCAAAGGCGGCGTGGGCAAAACCTCTCTGGCCTGCGCGACGGCTGTTTGGCTGGCCGACAGCGGGAAACGTACGCTGCTGGTGAGCACCGACCCGGCGTCTAACGTAGGGCAGGTATTCAATCAGCAGATCGGA
It includes:
- a CDS encoding arsenic metallochaperone ArsD family protein, producing MARIEIYEAAGCCATSSVNVQQADLQWSADLDWAKQNGIAIERYNLAKNPASFINNPTVKHLLNESGSSVLPIVLVDGALALAGKRPNRVDLARWANVPFTQDWEQHSAEPGCCTIPRLP